In Acidobacteriota bacterium, the DNA window CACTCTGACGCGAGTGTGATCGCATTTTGCAGTATCGACGGCTGCGCCCATCTGTCGGAGCGCGGTCTTCCCGAGGAGGATGTCGTGCGTTGGTTGCGGCTAACACTAGGTCTCACGCGATCGTCGTTTGGTGACGCCGTCATCCTGCTCTTCCTGTTTGCACAGGCAGCCGACGGGATGTGTACCTATGTCGGCGTCTCGACGTTGGGCGCGCATCTCGAAGCCAACCCGTTGCTGCTCGTGCTCATCACAACATTCGGTCCCGGCACCGCGGTCATCAGCGCCAAGGTGTTCGCTGCCATCCTCGGCATGTCTCTGCACCGCCTGGGCGTGCATGGCATTCTCGCGGGGTTGACCGGCATCTACCTGCTTGCCGCCCTGCTGCCCTGGGTCAGCATCTTCCTGATGTATTGATCTGATGACAAGCGGTTTCAGAACCCGTTCTCGCGGCCTTGGCACGCCGTAGCCGCAGGCGAAGGCGGCGAGATCTTGCGGCCAGGCCTCTCTCTCCACGTCCCCGACTCCCTCAGTCTGCCCCCGGGATCGCCACGCTCCAGCGTGGCCGGGCTGGAGCCCGGCGTTCCCAGGAAATTGCCCGCCCCAAGGCACTCCCTAATCCCGTCTAGTAATTTCGGTTGTAGAGCGCCAGGATCTCGTCCGGTCCCACCTTCTCCTCCAGCGTCGTCGCCCACGCCCCGAGCCATCTCGAGTTGGGCCGCAGTTTCGCCACGCGATGGATGTTCAGCAGGTGATCCACCGAGATATTGTCGGTGGTCATGTTGCCGGCACCGGCTCCACATCCAAGCGACAGTGACGGTCGAAGGCTGTTGAAGATGCCACCGATTGCGCCTTGCGTAGACGGCGTGTTGACGAGAATCCGGGCCGCGTCCATCTTGGCGAAGTCGTCGATCACGGACTGGTCATTCGCGTAGACGCCAACCGTGTGGCCGATCCCGCCCCGGTGGTTCACGGCCCGGCACACCGCGAGCGCCTCCTCGTACGAATCGCACCGGTAGTACGAGAGCACCGGCATCAGGATCTCGTGGGACAACGGATGCTCGGGGCCGACGCCGTCTGGCTCGGCAATCAGCAGTCGCGTCCCCTTCGGCACCGCAAATCCGGCTCGTTCCGCGAGTGTCGCCGCAGGCTGCCCAACCGCTTCGGACCGCATCCGCATGTTGTCCATGTCGAAACACACCGATCCGAGCGCGACTGCCTGATCGCGCGTGCAGAGATAGGCGCCGCGTTGCTCGAGCAGCGGCTGCAGCCGCTCCGCCACGTCGCGTTCGACCACCAGCGCCTGCTCGCTTGCGCAGACCGTGCCGTTGTCGAACGTCTTCGAGTGCACGATCGATCGCGCCGCCAGCGGGAGATCCGCGGTGGCGTGCACATAGACCGGAACATTGCCAGGGCCAACGCCAAGCGTCGGTGTCCCCGAACGCTGCGCCAGGTCCACGATTGAACTGGTGCCCGTCGCCAGAATCATCGCCAGCGCGGGATGCTTCATCACGTGATCGAGATGATCTGTCTGACCGCGCGTCATCACCTGGATCGCATGCGCCGGGGCTCCAGCCGTTTCGGCAGCCTTGGCCAGAATGCGAACGGTCTCCTTCACGCACTTCCTCGCGCCCCGGTGAGCACTGAAGATGACGGGGTTTCGCGTCTTCATGCAGATGAGCGTCTTGAAGATCGCCGTTGATGTGGGATTGGTGATCGGGACGGTCGCGAGAATCGGCCCCTTCGGCTGCGCAATCTGGATGATGCCCCGCACCGGATCGGCGTGGATCTCGCCGACGGTCTTCGCGTCGCGGATGTCGTCGTACACAAGCAGGCTCGCCCATGCGTTCTTGACGACCTTGTGCTCGTAGAGACCCATGCCCGTCTCGGCGCACGCCAGCCGCGCCAGGTGCATGCGGGCGGTGTAGGCCGCTTCGTAGACTGCCCGGACGATGCGATCAACTCGAGCCTGATCGTACTCCTTGAACAGCCGCGCCGCTTCGCGCGCCCGGCCGACCAGTTCATCGGCGTAGTGGGAGGCCGAATCAGTTGTGCCCATGGTGCAGGATTATTGCACCATCGCCTTGGCTAGCTGCCGAACTTTTCGATGATGCCCTTCTTGTCGAGCCCGAGAATCCCGTGTTTCGCGCCCACTTTCTTGAACGACTCCAGCGCACAGGCCAGCATGGGGATGTCATGGTCCGCCGACAGTTGCGTGCGAATGCGCGCCTGGCCGGCCGGCACCACCGGGAAGAAGAACCCGACGACGTAGATGCCCTCGTAGTAGAGGTCTCGTGCGACATCCTGCGCAAGCTTCGCGTTGAACAGCATCACCGGCACGATCGGGCTGTCACCATCCTTGATGACGAAGCCGGCTTCTTTCAGGCCCTTTCGCCAGAAGATCGCGTTCTGTTCGAGCGTGTCGCGGCGTTCGGTGCTCGCGCTGAGGAGCTCGAGCACCTTGATGGTTGAGGCC includes these proteins:
- a CDS encoding aldehyde dehydrogenase family protein — translated: MGTTDSASHYADELVGRAREAARLFKEYDQARVDRIVRAVYEAAYTARMHLARLACAETGMGLYEHKVVKNAWASLLVYDDIRDAKTVGEIHADPVRGIIQIAQPKGPILATVPITNPTSTAIFKTLICMKTRNPVIFSAHRGARKCVKETVRILAKAAETAGAPAHAIQVMTRGQTDHLDHVMKHPALAMILATGTSSIVDLAQRSGTPTLGVGPGNVPVYVHATADLPLAARSIVHSKTFDNGTVCASEQALVVERDVAERLQPLLEQRGAYLCTRDQAVALGSVCFDMDNMRMRSEAVGQPAATLAERAGFAVPKGTRLLIAEPDGVGPEHPLSHEILMPVLSYYRCDSYEEALAVCRAVNHRGGIGHTVGVYANDQSVIDDFAKMDAARILVNTPSTQGAIGGIFNSLRPSLSLGCGAGAGNMTTDNISVDHLLNIHRVAKLRPNSRWLGAWATTLEEKVGPDEILALYNRNY